CGTGCACGAACAGAAATCCGAGCTCCCGCTCCAGCGAATGACCGTATTCCTCAGCCTGAGCAGCCGCTCTCTCAACCGAAATAATAATGTCGCCTAGCGGCTCCTCTTCGCCTTCTTCATCGTCCTCGAGCTCGTCATTCTCGTCAGAGCCAGTCGAACCTGTCTTGCCGTCTGCCCCCCCCTCGACCTCGATAAACTCGAACTCCTCCTCGTCGAACTCTTCGTCGCCGTAGATAATCGCAATCTCGTCCTCGCCCATCTCCATCATCGAGAACGACAGCACGTCCGTCGGCTTATCGAGACCGCGATATTGCATATTCAGCTCCTGAATCGCTGCATCGTCCACGAACGACAGTGCGACTTCGCCATCCATCACCTGCTCTGCCCGCCCTGCAAGGACGAGCAGCTCCTTCAGCCTTGCAATCAGCTCAGGCGTAATGCTGTGCTGTTCCTGCTCATTATTCCAAGACAACCGCAAACTCATGGCGCCACCTCTTTTTTGTGATCGTTCGGACGGGGCTGCTGCTCCGTCTTCGCCCCCTGCACATCGGCCGGATACTCGATCCGGGAATGGAAGATGCCGAGCAGCGTTTCATTCAATGTTTTGGTAATATGATCCAGTTCCTTGATCGTCAGGTCGCAATCGTTGAATTGTCCGTCATCGAGACGGCTCTTCACAATTTTGCGCACCATCGAATCGATCTGCTCGACCGTCGGATTGCGAAGCGAACGGACAGCCGCCTCCACGCAGTCGGCGATGCCGACGATCGCCGCCTCCTTGGACTGCGCCTTCGGACCCGGATAGCGATACTCCTCCTCCTCGGGCGGCAGCTCTCCACGTTCCTCGGCCTGCTTGATCGCCTTGTGGTAAAAATATTGCAGCAGCGTCGTACCATGATGCTGCTCGGCGATGTCGCGGATCGGCTTCGGAATGTTGAAATCCTTCAGCATCTCCGAGCCGTCGCGTGCATGCGCGACAATAATCGATTTGCTGAGCGCAGGATCGATA
Above is a genomic segment from Paenibacillus sp. YYML68 containing:
- the ybeY gene encoding rRNA maturation RNase YbeY is translated as MSLRLSWNNEQEQHSITPELIARLKELLVLAGRAEQVMDGEVALSFVDDAAIQELNMQYRGLDKPTDVLSFSMMEMGEDEIAIIYGDEEFDEEEFEFIEVEGGADGKTGSTGSDENDELEDDEEGEEEPLGDIIISVERAAAQAEEYGHSLERELGFLFVHGFLHLIGYDHQNEDEEKRMFAKQEAILQQAGLTR